In the Catenovulum adriaticum genome, GTTTTGTTCAACGCCTGCAATAATCAATACAAATTCGCCTTTTTGCTGATTACGGTCCGCTTGAATCCAATCAAGCGTTTTTGCAACCGTGCCAGCAAAAAAGGTTTCAAAGGTTTTGGTGAGCTCTCGGCCAATAACAATTTGCTGTTGTTCGCCCATGCTGGTTTGCAAGTCGGTTAAACTGGCGATAATTCGGTGGGTGGATTCATAATAAACAGAGGTAAAAGTTTGCTCAGTCAATTTTTTAAAAACCGCTAACCTAGCTTGTTGCTTTGCTGGTACAAAGCCGCCAAAATAAAACTGATCCGTTGCCACGCCCGCGGCTGATAATGCCGCTATAATGGCACAAGCGCCAGGAATAGGTACAACATTAATGCCTTGTTCGCGGCATTGTTTAACCAAATGGTAACCGGGATCGTTAATTAAGGGCGTGCCCGCATCTGAAATCAGTGCAATATTTTGCCCCGCTATCAGCTGCTCTATTAATTTGCCGCTTTGACTGTTTTCATTATGATCGTGATAAGCAATGCACTTCTTTTTTATTGAGAAGTGGTTCAATAATCGTGAAGCATTTCGGGTATCCTCTGCTGCAATAAAGTCTACTTGTTGTAAAGTAGATAAAGCACGTTGCGTAATGTCTTCTAAATTACCAATAGGCGTGGCGACCACATAGAGTTTGCCTGGTGGTGTCATAACAGATACCCTTAAGTTTGATAAATAATCTGAGCTCGGGAGAATAATATTGCTTTCAAGAGATCAGCTTAAATAATAATTTCACTGATTTTGATTTCAGGGCGTAATATACTAGGGTCTGGTTATCTTTCAACAAGAAGTATGATCAAAGCTAAATAAAACTTAGGCTTAGCATACAGATAATACTATTATTCGGGAAAGAATGATTAAACATACAAAATTTTACCACGTAAGCGTTTTAATAAGCTGCTTTGCATTACTTGCAAGTTGCGGTACTGCGCCAACTAAAATCAGCAAGCAAACGCCTATTACTAAACCTTCGGCTGAGCAGGTTAAAACAATCTCGGCCAATGAATATATCAAACGGGCGAATAATGCTGAGTCAATTGAACAAACCGTTGTTTGGTATGTACGAGCCGCAGATGCTTATCTATATGAACAAGCACCAACAAAAGCACTAGGTATTTTATCTGAATTAAATACCAACTTAATGAGTGAGTTTATTCAGCAGCAATATTTGCTATTTAAAGCCGAAGCTTATATTGAATTTGAGCAATACACCCAAGCTTATCCTTTAATAAAATCATTAAATACATTTCAAGGATTTGAAGCAAGGCTATTAAAAGCCAAAGCCAGTGCAGCAACAAACACTCAGCATTATTTAGCGGGTGCAAAAAGCCGTATTGAATTAAAAAAATGGTTAACGGATGACGAACAAGTTCAACAGCAAAACGATCTTATTTGGCAAGATTTAGTTCATCTAGAAACCGCAGCCTTTAACTTTTTTCAAGAGCCAGACCAAGCTGAGTTTTCAGGCTGGCTTGAATTGCTGAAAATCACCGAACAAAATGCCGATTCGCCAGCCAATATGTTGCTAAAAGTTAAACAGTGGCAATCGCAATATCCATCGCATCCAGCTGCACAGCAGCTACCTAAAGGTTTACAATTAGCTTTATTGCAAAAACCCTACGCCCCAGAGCACATTACGGTTATTTTGCCACTCAGCGGTCCTTTTTTAAAACAAGGGCAAGCCATTCAGCAAGGCATTAGTGCATCTTATTTTGAGCAAAAGCTTTCTCGTTCACCAACCATTACTTATTTAGACAGCCACAAGCTCGACTGGAGCAGTTTAACAACCTTAGAAACTGATTTTATTATTGGCCCATTATTAAAAGACAATATAAAAAAATTCCAGCAGGCTAAATTAACAACACCCGTTTTATATTTAAATGAGCTAACCGAGATTGAAATTGCCCAGCCAACCGTAAATAAAATTGACGTCAACCAGCCATTATCAACAAAGCAAGCGTTGGCATCAAATTCAAGTGCTAATTCAACAACGGATTCAAGCCAAAATTCAAGTGAAAATTCATTAAATAGCAAAGCTAAGCCTGATATAGATAACAGTTTAGTGAAACAAATCACTGACGAAAATACGGCTAGCGCTCAGGTTAAAAGTTTTAGTTTTACGCTCAGCCCTGAAATGGAAGCTAAACAAGCCGCGCATAAAATGTTTGAGCTTGGTTATCAAAAACCGATTGTTTTTGCTGCAAACAATAGTTACGGAAAACGCATGAGCGACGCTTTTATCCAAACTTATCGCGAATTAAACGATAGCGACATTGAGTTATCGTTTTTTAGTAATACCCAAGAAATGGAATCAAGTGTTACCCAGTTAATGGAAACCCAACAGAGCAAAGATCGCATAAAAACGATGCGCACTTTATTGGGCCGCGGGGTAAAATTTGAGTCTGATGCCAGAAACCGACGTGATATTGATGCAATTTATATTATTGGCGATCCAACTCAAACTCGAATTCTAAAGCCTTATATCGATGTAAATACCTCACCTTTTGCGCCTATTATACCTATTTATGCCAGCTCGCTTAGTTATAGCAGTAAACTCAACAATGCTGATTTACGCGACTTAAACCAAATTATTTTCAGCGATATGCCATGGATTTTACCGGGCCGTGCTAACCGAAATAAGCTGGCCCACCAAATGCAGTTGGCTTGGCGTAATACCAATGATCAACTATCCAGATTATTTGCATTTGGCTTTGATGCCTATCAGCTTATTCCTCATTTAGCGCAAATGACGGTTTTTCCAAATTATCATTTAGCGGGGATGAGTGGTGAATTAAGCCTTAGTTCAAGTCAACAAATTGAGCGGACCCTGAAATGGGCAAAATTTGATCACGGCCGAGTTATCAACCTTGCACTTAAAAAACCTGCTCAATAAACGCATTATTGGCCAAGGCTACGAAAAAGCCGCCGAAACCTTTTTAGCTAAAAAAGGGGTAACCACTATTGAGCGAAATTTTAACTGTAAATTGGGCGAAATCGACTTAATTTGTCAGGCTGGTGAAACATTGGTATTTGTAGAGGTGCGCTACCGAAACAACAAAAGCCATGGTGGTGCAGCGAGCAGTATCAGTCCAGCTAAACAGCGTAAAGTAAAAAAAGCGGCATTATTTTACCTGCAACAGCAGAATATTAACGTAAACCATTGTGCCATTCGCTTTGATGTCGTTACAATAGACGGTGAAATTACCAACTTAAACTGGATAAAAAACGCGTTTTAGAATAAAAATGATGCAGCAATGCGTTCGTAACCACTTCATTTCAATTAAGTATTAGCCAAACATGCAAGAATTAATTAAACAAAGCTTTACTGAAAGTATTCATACCAAAATAGCCGCGCTTGATGTACTAGCGCCCATTATTGAAAACGCAGCGCAAATAATGCTTAACGCGTTATTGGCTGAAAAAAAGATACTCTGCTGTGGTGATAGATTTTCCCATTCAGTGGCTAGCACGCTCGCTAATGCCTTAAATTACAGATTAGAGCATGAACGCCCAAGCTTACCGGCGATGGCGCTGTCAGCAGATCCTGTATTAATGTCAATGTTGAGCGATGAAGACAAAGCCACTCAGCAATTTTCAACTCAGCTTAGAGCTATCGCACAAGCCGGCGATGTATTAGTGATTGCCAGTGCTTATCCAAACTCACCAACTTCACTCAGAACAATAGAAGCTGCGTTATCAAAAGATATGTTAGTAGTTGCCTTAACGGGCAGTGATGGTGGCGAAATTTCTGGTTTGCTAGGCCCTAACGACGTGGAGATAAGAATACCTTCCGATAAAGCGATCCGCATTAACGAAGTGCACCAATTAGTCGCTCATAGTATTTGTGATGCAATTGAGCAAACTCTCTTTCCTGGAATGTAAAATGAAATACTTAAAGTTAATTTTTGCCTGCATTATCATTCAGCAATTATCAGGCTGTGCAGTCGCACTATTTGCTGGTGCAGCTAGCACGACCGCAGTTGTCGCCAGTGATAGACGCGATGTTGATACGCAGCTGACTGATTTATCCATTGAGCGTGAGATCAATAAATGGATTGAAGAGTCACCTAGCCTTGCTAAACAAACTAATATTAAAGTGGTCAGTCATAATAAAAACGTATTATTAATTGGGCAAGCCCCTTCTGGTATGCTCAGAGACAAAGTTGCAAATTTAGCCAGTACACATGGCGATCTCCATGATTTATATAATGAAATCAGGATTAGCAAAACAACCACACCTGCGCAACGCACCAAAGACTCTTGGCTCACCACAAAAATCAAAACCAGAATGTTGGCAGATAAAGAATTAGATGGCCAACAAGTTAAAATTATGACCGAAAATGGTGAAGTGTTTTTAATGGGCATGCTCACAGCGTATGAGAAAAAAATCGCGATTACCATCGCCCGCAATATGGATGGCGTAAATAGAGTGATTGAGATTTTTGAACCCTACACGAAAACAAATAATGACGCTCAGTAATTTATTAATTGCAATAGATGCAGGCGGTACTAAATGCCATGCTATTTTGTATGATACAGCGCAACAAAAAACACTAGCGCAAGTAAAAACCGGCTCAGCTAATTTAGCATCAAATTATTCATCAGCGTTAAGCAATATTCAGCAAGCTTGCACGGATGTATTAAAACAAGTTGGTTTAACAGATTCAAACTTGGCTAAGCTAGCTGTTTATGCAGGCTTAGCAGGTGTCAATTTTCCACAAATTGCCAAAAAGCTCTCGCAATGGCAACATCCTTTTAAATCATTTGGTTTCACCACAGACCTACATTTAGCTTGCTATGGCGCACATCAAAATAGCCAAGGCAATGTGATTATTGTTGGCACCGGCAGTTGCGGCATTGCGATAAGCAAAACAAAATCGGTTGTGCTGGGGGGTTATGGCCATAAATTAGGCGATCAGGCATCTGGCGCCTGGATAGGTCAACAAGCTGTTCAGGTTAGTCTATTAACGTTAGATGGTTTACTAAAACCCAATGTGCTAACCCAAGCTATTTGCAACGTTAGTCAAATAAATAGTCCTGCTGAATTAAGCCAGTATTGGCATACGGCTAACCCAGCTCAATTTTCTGAACTTGCTGATATTGTTTTTTCGTGTGCTCAACAGCAAGACGAACAAGCCATTTTAATTATTAATCAAGCTGCGCGCTATATTGAACAGTTATTTAATCAACTATTAAAAACACAAGCGGGTCCAACTTGCATTGTAGGTGGTATCAGTAAACGAATAACGCCTTGGTTAAGCCAAAGTGTAAAAACGCAACTTAGCGAAGCACAAACAGAGCCTGTATATGGCGCGCTAACGCTATACCAAAACCCAGCTTTGTGCTTAAATTAAATTTAAATACTTTTCGCTTATAAGGTTGAACCGAATCGTTCTATAAAATCAGTTTTATGATTGTGATAACCTGTTAGAGTAAATTTAAACTGACCGCAAGCCAAATATATCATCAGATAAACATGACTGAATCTTTATTATCGCTAGAAGCTAAAGAAACACCTGCCCGAGTTGCCGAGCAAATTGAAGAAAACGAACATACAATTGCAAAATTAGGCTCTCATTTAAAAATAATGCAGCCCAGATTTATTTATATGGTTGGTAGAGGTTCATCTGACCATGCCAGTGGATTTGCCAAGTATTTATTTGAAACCGAAACAGGCGTACCTGTTGTTGGGGCAGCACCTTCGGTAACGAGTATTTACCAAAAAAACATGCGGCTTGAAAAATCTCTTGTATTAGTCGTTTCGCAATCAGGCCGAAGCCCTGACATTATTCAGCAAGCCAAAATGGCTCGCGAAGCTGGCGCTTTTGTAGTAGCGATTGTGAATGACGAAAATTCTCCACTGGCCGATATCATTGATGTTATTTTACCGCTAAAAGCGGGAGAGCAAAAAGCAATTGGCGCAACCAAAACTTTTTTAACAACCCTGTCAGCCTTATTGCAACTGGCTGCAACTTGGTCACAAAATAAAGCGCTCAAAAAATCCATTCATCAGTTACCAGAGTTTCTTACTCAAGCCATTAATAGCCCCGCATTGTTAACCCCTGAAGATTTTGCCAATACTAAAAATTGCGCCATTCTTGGTAGAGGCTTTGGTTATTCAGTTGCCCGAGAAACGGCAATGAAACTAACCGGCTTATGTGGTATTCATGCAGAATCATTTAGTACGGCTGAATTTTTACATGGGGGGGTGGGTTTAGCTGAACATAAGTTAAAAATTTTTAATACCTTAATTAAAGACGAGTCTTATCAGTCGCACATGGCACAAATTAAGCAATTTGAACAAAATCACATCCCTATCTCTCATGTTCAGCAATCGCTCAAAAACATTCCGCCAAGGTTACAGCCTTTAACTTTTTTACAACGATTTTATTTAGATTTAGCGCCAATCGCTTTAGCAAGAGGCATTGATATAAATAATCCGCCCGGCTTACAAAAAATAACCCGCACGGTTTAAGCTTTAATTTACTGGGTGAGCCACAGTTCATTTAGCGGCTGGTTTTGGCTAACTGAAAACCAGCCTGCCGGGCTATTTAAAACAGCCTCAGAGCCATTATTAAACCATTTAATGACATAACCCTGGGTTGCCCCTGCAAACCAAAATACAGCCACTTTATTTGGCGTTTCACTTTGCCATTTGGCAATGTCGTCACTGGCTAGTCGCTCGCCTGTTAAGTTTTTCCAATTTTGTAATAAGCTGTGTAACCTTTGTTCACTAATGTTTGTTTTAGGCTCGGGTACAATTCGCCAGCCTCGACCAATACGTTCAATCGAAAGGTTAGGCATATCTAATGTTAAAATAAGCTCAGTTTGTGGAATAATGGCTTGATGCGACGATTGACTCTCGGAAGAGGTAAACAATTTATGATGCATGCCATTAAATAAAAATATCATGAAGAGTGTTGAAAAAATCAGTACATTATTCCAACCCTTGCGGCTTAAACGAAGCATCCCTTTAGCTCTTAATTAAGTAATAATTGGTTAATGTACCAAATTTCAGACATAAAAAAACCCAGCATTGCTGGGTTTTTTAATACACATAATTTAAAAAAGCTTACTTAATTTTAGCTTCTTTGAACATCACGTGTTTACGAACAACTGGATCAAATTTTTTAATTTCAAACTTGCCAGGCATGTTCTTTTTGTTTTTGTCGGTAGTGTAGAAAAAACCAGTACCGGCACTAGAAACCAATCGGATTTTATCGCGCATATTCAGGCTTCCTTATATTTTAATACCGTTTGCACGGATATCTGCTAATACTGCATCAATACCATTTTTGTCAACGATACGCATACCTTTAGTGGATACACGCAGTTTAACAAAACGGTTCTCACTCGCTACCCAAAAACGGTGCGATTGTAAGTTTGGTAAAAAACGACGCTTAGTCGCATTTTTAGCGTGTGAGCGGTTGTTACCCACTACAGGCTTTTTACCAGTTACTTGGCATACTTTAGACATTGCTGTGTCTCCAAATACTTAATCTCGAGCTTGCTGACTCAAGAAAAAATTGTTTGCGTACCCTGATTCAAGAGGGCGCAATTTATACAGTAGAGTGAAAAATTAGTCAATCTTTTTATTCACCAGAGCCAATAAAACGGTGTTTTTTACAACAATCCATGTTCCGCAAACGAAAGCACTTCGCCATCACCGACAATAAAATGATCTAAAACCCGAATATCAACTAAAGCGAGCGCCTGCTTTAAGCGCTCTGTAATCATTTTATCAGCTTGGCTGGGTTCTGCTATTCCTGAGGGATGATTGTGCGCAAAAATCACCGCTGCGGCTTGTTTGGCGAGCGATTTTTCAACAACAACTCTAGGGTAAACAGAGGCGCCATCAATAGTGCCATAAAACAGCGGTGCAAACTCGATAACCCTGTGCTGATTATCTAAAAATAAACACGCAAATACTTCATGGGGTTCATCTCGTAATTGAGCTGTTAAAAACTGTCGGCAAGCATCAACTGATGTTAACGCATCGCCTTTCAATAATACTTCGGCTAAATAACGTTTACTCATTTCAAGACAAGCTTGTAGCTGGGTATATTTAGCCTCTCCTAACCCTTTCGCTAAACAAAATCGCTGAATATCAGCACCAAACAATGCACGTAAGCTACCAAATTCAGCTAATAATTGTCGTGCTAACTCAACTGCACTACAGCCTGTTACACCTGTGCGCAAAAATATAGCTAATAATTCA is a window encoding:
- the nagB-II gene encoding glucosamine-6-phosphate deaminase NagB-II; the protein is MTESLLSLEAKETPARVAEQIEENEHTIAKLGSHLKIMQPRFIYMVGRGSSDHASGFAKYLFETETGVPVVGAAPSVTSIYQKNMRLEKSLVLVVSQSGRSPDIIQQAKMAREAGAFVVAIVNDENSPLADIIDVILPLKAGEQKAIGATKTFLTTLSALLQLAATWSQNKALKKSIHQLPEFLTQAINSPALLTPEDFANTKNCAILGRGFGYSVARETAMKLTGLCGIHAESFSTAEFLHGGVGLAEHKLKIFNTLIKDESYQSHMAQIKQFEQNHIPISHVQQSLKNIPPRLQPLTFLQRFYLDLAPIALARGIDINNPPGLQKITRTV
- the radC gene encoding RadC family protein produces the protein MSIKDWPASDRPREKLLQKGATALTDAELLAIFLRTGVTGCSAVELARQLLAEFGSLRALFGADIQRFCLAKGLGEAKYTQLQACLEMSKRYLAEVLLKGDALTSVDACRQFLTAQLRDEPHEVFACLFLDNQHRVIEFAPLFYGTIDGASVYPRVVVEKSLAKQAAAVIFAHNHPSGIAEPSQADKMITERLKQALALVDIRVLDHFIVGDGEVLSFAEHGLL
- the rpmB gene encoding 50S ribosomal protein L28, producing the protein MSKVCQVTGKKPVVGNNRSHAKNATKRRFLPNLQSHRFWVASENRFVKLRVSTKGMRIVDKNGIDAVLADIRANGIKI
- a CDS encoding YraN family protein — translated: MHLKNLLNKRIIGQGYEKAAETFLAKKGVTTIERNFNCKLGEIDLICQAGETLVFVEVRYRNNKSHGGAASSISPAKQRKVKKAALFYLQQQNINVNHCAIRFDVVTIDGEITNLNWIKNAF
- a CDS encoding D-sedoheptulose-7-phosphate isomerase; the encoded protein is MQELIKQSFTESIHTKIAALDVLAPIIENAAQIMLNALLAEKKILCCGDRFSHSVASTLANALNYRLEHERPSLPAMALSADPVLMSMLSDEDKATQQFSTQLRAIAQAGDVLVIASAYPNSPTSLRTIEAALSKDMLVVALTGSDGGEISGLLGPNDVEIRIPSDKAIRINEVHQLVAHSICDAIEQTLFPGM
- the rsmI gene encoding 16S rRNA (cytidine(1402)-2'-O)-methyltransferase: MTPPGKLYVVATPIGNLEDITQRALSTLQQVDFIAAEDTRNASRLLNHFSIKKKCIAYHDHNENSQSGKLIEQLIAGQNIALISDAGTPLINDPGYHLVKQCREQGINVVPIPGACAIIAALSAAGVATDQFYFGGFVPAKQQARLAVFKKLTEQTFTSVYYESTHRIIASLTDLQTSMGEQQQIVIGRELTKTFETFFAGTVAKTLDWIQADRNQQKGEFVLIIAGVEQNSEIDQKSMALLAKLKAYMPLKAAAGIVSETYGVNKKALYQAGIELD
- a CDS encoding BadF/BadG/BcrA/BcrD ATPase family protein, with amino-acid sequence MTLSNLLIAIDAGGTKCHAILYDTAQQKTLAQVKTGSANLASNYSSALSNIQQACTDVLKQVGLTDSNLAKLAVYAGLAGVNFPQIAKKLSQWQHPFKSFGFTTDLHLACYGAHQNSQGNVIIVGTGSCGIAISKTKSVVLGGYGHKLGDQASGAWIGQQAVQVSLLTLDGLLKPNVLTQAICNVSQINSPAELSQYWHTANPAQFSELADIVFSCAQQQDEQAILIINQAARYIEQLFNQLLKTQAGPTCIVGGISKRITPWLSQSVKTQLSEAQTEPVYGALTLYQNPALCLN
- the rpmG gene encoding 50S ribosomal protein L33, with product MRDKIRLVSSAGTGFFYTTDKNKKNMPGKFEIKKFDPVVRKHVMFKEAKIK
- a CDS encoding penicillin-binding protein activator, coding for MIKHTKFYHVSVLISCFALLASCGTAPTKISKQTPITKPSAEQVKTISANEYIKRANNAESIEQTVVWYVRAADAYLYEQAPTKALGILSELNTNLMSEFIQQQYLLFKAEAYIEFEQYTQAYPLIKSLNTFQGFEARLLKAKASAATNTQHYLAGAKSRIELKKWLTDDEQVQQQNDLIWQDLVHLETAAFNFFQEPDQAEFSGWLELLKITEQNADSPANMLLKVKQWQSQYPSHPAAQQLPKGLQLALLQKPYAPEHITVILPLSGPFLKQGQAIQQGISASYFEQKLSRSPTITYLDSHKLDWSSLTTLETDFIIGPLLKDNIKKFQQAKLTTPVLYLNELTEIEIAQPTVNKIDVNQPLSTKQALASNSSANSTTDSSQNSSENSLNSKAKPDIDNSLVKQITDENTASAQVKSFSFTLSPEMEAKQAAHKMFELGYQKPIVFAANNSYGKRMSDAFIQTYRELNDSDIELSFFSNTQEMESSVTQLMETQQSKDRIKTMRTLLGRGVKFESDARNRRDIDAIYIIGDPTQTRILKPYIDVNTSPFAPIIPIYASSLSYSSKLNNADLRDLNQIIFSDMPWILPGRANRNKLAHQMQLAWRNTNDQLSRLFAFGFDAYQLIPHLAQMTVFPNYHLAGMSGELSLSSSQQIERTLKWAKFDHGRVINLALKKPAQ
- a CDS encoding BON domain-containing protein, producing MKYLKLIFACIIIQQLSGCAVALFAGAASTTAVVASDRRDVDTQLTDLSIEREINKWIEESPSLAKQTNIKVVSHNKNVLLIGQAPSGMLRDKVANLASTHGDLHDLYNEIRISKTTTPAQRTKDSWLTTKIKTRMLADKELDGQQVKIMTENGEVFLMGMLTAYEKKIAITIARNMDGVNRVIEIFEPYTKTNNDAQ